A window from Synechococcus sp. RSCCF101 encodes these proteins:
- a CDS encoding Ldh family oxidoreductase, with protein sequence MSAQVKTCSVNADFMRYCLKRVWMANGASEEHGDAVADALIIGMRQGKLNQGLGVYEAIDLTFRQGQLDITAEPELVKEGPTWAAFDGHRSSGYFTLTRMARAAIAKAKEHGLAIVFGANHNDAGSFSSYAWLAHEKDCWAMTANNSVPMASPLGGMGNVLQVGPLDGICPGGDEPPVWMSTKVCEWYDGDTAQAVLQGTKVRDNSVIDTITGQLSNDLAPYARPVEGYGRVFDQSCFQNLHEPRLYMLNLFLESMESVINPLGTITPEVPTLAQFVNGSAQGASVGGSFYLCIDPSHFGPMEAVRDKSDRLARAVQGTQPLPGGRACRMPGASGWRSLRSGAEEVDVLESHWEPFFRTQAGRHGWSEASLRAEWETSVSTGG encoded by the coding sequence GTCTGGATGGCCAACGGTGCCAGCGAGGAGCATGGCGATGCCGTGGCCGATGCGCTGATCATCGGGATGCGCCAGGGGAAGCTGAACCAGGGGCTGGGCGTCTACGAGGCGATCGATCTCACCTTCCGCCAGGGCCAGCTCGACATCACGGCTGAGCCCGAGCTGGTGAAAGAGGGGCCCACCTGGGCTGCCTTTGATGGTCACCGCTCCTCGGGCTACTTCACGCTCACACGGATGGCCCGCGCCGCCATCGCCAAGGCCAAGGAGCACGGCCTGGCCATCGTCTTCGGTGCCAACCACAACGATGCCGGCAGCTTCTCGTCCTACGCCTGGCTGGCCCACGAGAAGGACTGCTGGGCGATGACGGCCAACAACAGTGTCCCGATGGCCTCGCCGCTCGGCGGGATGGGCAACGTGTTGCAGGTGGGTCCGCTGGATGGCATTTGCCCGGGGGGAGACGAACCCCCGGTCTGGATGAGCACGAAGGTCTGCGAGTGGTATGACGGCGACACCGCCCAGGCCGTTCTGCAGGGCACGAAGGTGCGCGACAATTCCGTCATCGATACGATCACCGGCCAGCTCAGCAACGATCTGGCCCCGTACGCCAGGCCGGTCGAGGGGTATGGGCGGGTCTTCGATCAGAGCTGTTTCCAGAACCTGCATGAGCCCAGGCTCTACATGCTGAACCTGTTCCTGGAGTCGATGGAGTCGGTGATCAACCCGCTTGGGACGATCACACCGGAGGTGCCGACCCTGGCGCAGTTCGTCAATGGCTCTGCCCAGGGCGCCTCGGTCGGAGGCAGCTTCTATCTGTGCATCGACCCGTCCCACTTCGGTCCGATGGAGGCGGTGCGGGACAAGTCGGACCGCCTCGCGCGCGCCGTTCAGGGCACCCAACCACTGCCGGGCGGGAGGGCCTGCCGGATGCCAGGTGCCTCAGGCTGGCGCAGCCTGCGCTCGGGGGCCGAGGAGGTGGACGTGCTGGAGAGCCACTGGGAGCCGTTCTTCCGCACCCAGGCGGGTCGCCATGGCTGGAGTGAGGCGAGCCTCCGGGCCGAGTGGGAGACGAGCGTGAGCACTGGCGGCTGA